A region from the Deltaproteobacteria bacterium CG2_30_66_27 genome encodes:
- a CDS encoding transaldolase: protein MKLQELNRLGQAVWLDYIRRSFIVSGELQGMVDAGVRGVTSNPTIFEKAIAGSADYDEDLRRLVREGRSDGEIYQALTVEDIRLAADVFLPLYGSSGGADGYVSLEVSPELAHDTNGTVVEGRRLFATVNRPNVMIKVPATPAGVRAIPVLIGEGININVTLIFSIAQYEPVAAAYLQGLENLSKSGGNVEKVASVASFFVSRVDAAVDVELGKQGIAAPPDKVAIDNVKSAYARFREIFRGERWERLAAKGARVQRPLWASTGAKDPLLPDTLYVDSLVGPDTVNTVPPATLNAFLDHGAVGSTLETGVEEARSRLAALPERGIDLERLAQGLQDDGVAAFAGSHRSLMKSIAEKRVRLLSGWAPMSESLGSHRGAVDRALAELKGRQVMRRIWAHDHTVWKPGSAEIRNRLGWLNVAEVMAANTKPMRELADTLRAEGYTDALLLGMGGSSLAPEVFRKTFGVKDGYLDLAVLDSTVPGAVLAQAERLDPAKTVFLVSTKSGDTAETLSFFKFFHNRVTEAVGRGRAGEHFVAITDPGSKLAEIAQAHRFRKTFFNDPNIGGRYSALSYFGLVPAALIGVDLDTLLDRAMTAACNCEGCNCPVGGDNRGARLGIILGELSLAGRDKLTLIASPAIGAFGNWVEQLIAESTGKEGRGIVPVVGEPPGPPEVYGKDRLFVYLRLEGDDSLDGAVQDLENAGHPVVRLRLKDPYDLGGQIFLWEMATAVAGHRIGINPFDQPNVESAKILARRMLDDYRKEGRLPSLVPTLRAGGIAVYGDVLAETPGDALIAFLGQALPGDYVALQAYVQPGAGIDHALLALRSFLRDRYKMATTVGYGPRFLHSTGQMHKGDAGRGLFLQWTADDPLDVPIPDEAGSPASSVTFGILKTAQALGDRQALLDAGRRVLRIHLGPDPLVGFTSLTEALP, encoded by the coding sequence ATGAAGCTGCAGGAGCTGAACCGTCTCGGGCAGGCCGTCTGGCTGGATTACATCCGCCGGTCCTTCATAGTATCCGGCGAATTGCAGGGGATGGTCGACGCGGGGGTGCGAGGGGTCACTTCCAACCCGACCATCTTCGAAAAGGCGATCGCCGGCAGCGCGGACTACGACGAGGATCTGCGGCGGCTGGTCAGGGAAGGTCGGTCGGACGGGGAGATTTACCAGGCGTTGACCGTGGAGGATATTCGCCTTGCCGCCGACGTCTTTCTGCCGCTCTACGGGAGCAGCGGCGGCGCCGACGGGTACGTGAGCCTGGAGGTCAGTCCCGAGCTGGCGCACGACACGAACGGGACGGTCGTCGAGGGGCGCCGCCTCTTCGCGACGGTGAACCGTCCCAACGTGATGATCAAGGTGCCGGCCACCCCCGCCGGAGTCCGGGCCATCCCTGTCCTGATCGGGGAGGGGATCAATATCAATGTCACCCTGATCTTCTCCATCGCCCAGTACGAACCCGTCGCCGCCGCGTACCTGCAGGGGCTGGAGAACCTGTCGAAGTCCGGCGGAAATGTCGAAAAAGTCGCCTCCGTGGCGTCCTTCTTCGTCAGCCGGGTCGATGCCGCGGTGGACGTCGAGCTTGGGAAACAGGGAATCGCCGCTCCGCCGGACAAGGTCGCCATCGACAACGTCAAGTCGGCCTACGCGCGTTTCCGCGAGATCTTCCGCGGCGAGCGCTGGGAGAGACTGGCGGCGAAAGGCGCACGCGTCCAGCGCCCCCTTTGGGCCAGCACCGGCGCCAAGGACCCTCTCCTTCCGGACACGCTCTACGTCGACAGTCTCGTCGGACCGGATACGGTCAACACCGTGCCGCCGGCGACCCTCAACGCGTTTCTGGACCACGGCGCCGTCGGTTCCACCCTCGAAACGGGGGTGGAGGAGGCCCGGTCCCGGCTGGCGGCGTTGCCGGAACGGGGGATCGACCTCGAACGGCTTGCGCAAGGGCTTCAGGACGACGGCGTCGCCGCTTTTGCCGGGTCCCACCGGTCCCTCATGAAGAGCATCGCGGAGAAACGGGTGCGCCTTCTGTCCGGGTGGGCGCCCATGTCGGAAAGCCTGGGGTCCCACCGGGGAGCGGTGGACCGCGCCCTGGCGGAGTTGAAGGGACGGCAGGTGATGCGCCGGATCTGGGCCCACGATCATACCGTCTGGAAGCCGGGTTCGGCGGAGATCAGGAACCGGCTCGGCTGGCTGAACGTCGCCGAAGTCATGGCGGCGAACACGAAGCCGATGCGGGAATTGGCCGACACGCTCCGCGCGGAAGGGTACACGGACGCGCTTCTGCTGGGGATGGGGGGCTCCAGCCTGGCCCCCGAGGTTTTCCGGAAGACCTTCGGCGTCAAGGACGGCTACCTGGACCTGGCCGTGCTGGACAGCACCGTCCCCGGCGCGGTCCTGGCGCAGGCCGAACGGCTCGATCCGGCGAAGACGGTTTTCCTCGTGTCCACCAAGTCGGGGGATACGGCGGAGACCCTGTCGTTTTTCAAGTTTTTCCACAACCGGGTGACCGAGGCGGTCGGCCGGGGACGGGCGGGAGAACATTTCGTCGCCATCACGGACCCGGGGAGCAAGCTGGCCGAAATCGCGCAGGCGCATCGATTCCGGAAAACCTTTTTTAACGACCCGAACATCGGCGGACGCTACTCGGCGCTCTCTTACTTCGGGCTCGTGCCTGCCGCGCTGATCGGCGTGGACCTGGACACCCTGCTCGACCGGGCGATGACCGCCGCCTGCAATTGCGAGGGGTGCAACTGCCCGGTCGGGGGCGACAACCGCGGCGCCCGGCTGGGGATCATCCTGGGGGAGCTGTCCCTCGCCGGGCGGGACAAGCTCACGTTGATCGCCTCGCCCGCGATCGGTGCGTTCGGTAACTGGGTGGAGCAGTTGATCGCGGAGAGCACGGGAAAGGAGGGGAGGGGAATCGTGCCGGTGGTGGGAGAGCCGCCGGGGCCGCCGGAAGTTTATGGGAAGGACCGCCTCTTCGTGTACCTGCGTCTTGAAGGGGACGATTCCCTCGATGGCGCCGTGCAGGACCTTGAAAACGCGGGGCATCCCGTGGTTCGACTTCGCCTGAAGGATCCGTACGACCTCGGGGGGCAAATCTTCCTGTGGGAGATGGCGACGGCCGTGGCCGGCCACCGCATCGGCATCAACCCGTTCGACCAGCCGAACGTGGAGTCCGCGAAGATCCTCGCACGGCGGATGCTGGACGACTACCGGAAGGAGGGGAGGCTTCCCTCCCTGGTCCCCACGCTGCGGGCGGGCGGGATCGCGGTCTATGGAGACGTCTTGGCGGAAACCCCGGGCGACGCCCTGATCGCCTTCCTGGGCCAGGCCCTTCCAGGGGATTACGTGGCCCTGCAAGCCTATGTACAGCCGGGCGCCGGGATCGATCACGCCCTGCTCGCCCTTCGGTCGTTCCTTCGGGACCGGTACAAGATGGCGACGACGGTCGGGTACGGGCCCCGCTTCCTGCACTCCACCGGTCAGATGCACAAGGGGGACGCGGGCCGCGGCCTCTTCCTCCAATGGACCGCCGATGACCCCCTGGACGTTCCCATCCC